In Streptomyces sp. NBC_01408, one DNA window encodes the following:
- the hrpA gene encoding ATP-dependent RNA helicase HrpA has protein sequence MSTSFAALQTLLGEISLRDAHRLGRRLEGARRIRKPEAKQAVLDEIAEEATKAAERLAGRASRMPEVTYPENLPVSQKKDEIAEAIRDHQVVIVAGETGSGKTTQIPKICMELGRGVRGMIGHTQPRRIAARTVAERIAEELKSEIGRTVGWKVRFTDQVDQDATFVKLMTDGILLAEIQTDRELRAYDTIIIDEAHERSLNIDFLMGYLATLLPKRPDLKVIITSATIDPERFSRHFGDAPIVEVSGRTYPVEVRYRPLLEEEGDDSDRDQITAICEAVDELQSEGAGDILVFLSGEREIRDTADALNKRSLRFTEVLPLYARLSHAEQNRVFQQHTGRRIVLATNVAETSLTVPGIKYVIDPGNARISRYSHRTKVQRLPIERISQASANQRKGRCGRTSDGICIRLYSENDFNARPEFTDAEILRTNLASVILQMTAAGLGEIEKFPFIDPPDHRNIRDGVQLLQELGALDPSEKDSRKRLTPMGRQLSQLPVDPRLARMVVEADKNNCVREVMVIAAALSIQDPRERPSDKQTQADQNHARFKDETSDFLAFLNMWRYVREQQKERGSSSFRRMCKQEYLNFLRIREWQDIYSQLRTVAKSMGIHVNEADAPEHSVHVSLLAGLLSHIGLKDTDKNEYLGARSAKFAIFPGSALFKKQPKFLMSAELVETSRLWARVNAKVEPEWVEPLAQHLVKRTYSEPHWEKDQAAVMAYEKVTLYGVPIVAQRKINYGRIDPEVSRELFIRNALVEGDWRTHHKFYADNRKLLTEVEELENRARRRDIVVDDETLFDFYDQKIPEHVVSGAHFDSWWKHKQREEPELLDFERAMLLTEKAAGVTKADYPDSWRQGQLKFRVTYQFEPGADADGVTVHIPLQVLNQVTEEGFDWQIPGLREEVVTELIRSLPKPIRRHYVPAPNFATRFLDTAVPRQEPLPVTLARELQRMVGVPVSAEDFDLSRIPDHLKITFRIVDERRKNVAEDKDLEALRLRLKPKARQALSKAAAATAERAGGESLERTGLTEWTIGTLTKVFETRRAGQPLKAYPALVDEGTSVSVRLFDTEAEQQQAMWLGTRRLILLNIPVNPAKFASDHLTNQQKLALSRNPHGSIQALFDDCATAATDKLIADHGGPAWDEAGFRKLYEAVRADLVDTTVKTVGQVQQVLAAWQSCERRLKATSSLALVANLQDVRTQLAALMPAGFVTLTGLRRLADLMRYLVAVDRRLQQMPTGVQRDTTRMQKVHEMQDEYAWLLEQLPKGRPVPSTVTDIRWMIEELRVSYFAHALGTAYPVSDKRIVKAVDAAAP, from the coding sequence ATGTCTACTTCCTTCGCCGCCCTGCAGACGCTTCTCGGTGAGATCTCCCTCCGTGACGCGCACCGCCTCGGCCGCCGCCTCGAGGGCGCCCGCCGCATCCGCAAGCCCGAGGCCAAGCAGGCCGTGCTCGACGAGATCGCCGAGGAGGCCACGAAGGCCGCCGAGCGACTGGCCGGCCGTGCCTCGCGGATGCCCGAGGTCACGTATCCCGAGAACCTGCCCGTCAGTCAGAAGAAGGACGAGATCGCCGAGGCGATACGCGACCACCAGGTCGTGATCGTCGCGGGCGAGACCGGTTCCGGCAAGACCACGCAGATCCCCAAGATCTGCATGGAGCTGGGCCGGGGCGTCCGGGGCATGATCGGGCACACCCAGCCCCGCCGGATCGCGGCCCGCACAGTCGCGGAGCGGATCGCCGAGGAGCTGAAGTCGGAGATCGGCCGGACGGTCGGCTGGAAGGTCCGGTTCACCGACCAGGTGGACCAGGACGCGACCTTCGTGAAGCTGATGACGGACGGCATCCTGCTCGCCGAGATCCAGACGGACCGCGAGCTGCGCGCCTACGACACGATCATCATCGACGAGGCCCACGAGCGGTCCCTGAACATCGACTTCCTGATGGGCTACCTGGCGACGCTGCTGCCGAAGCGCCCCGACCTCAAGGTGATCATCACCTCGGCGACCATCGACCCGGAGCGCTTCTCCCGGCACTTCGGGGACGCGCCGATCGTCGAGGTCAGCGGGCGGACGTATCCGGTGGAGGTCCGCTACCGCCCGCTCCTGGAGGAGGAGGGCGACGACAGCGACCGGGACCAGATCACGGCGATCTGCGAGGCCGTGGACGAGCTCCAGTCCGAGGGGGCGGGCGACATCCTGGTCTTCCTCTCCGGCGAGCGCGAGATCCGTGACACCGCGGACGCCCTCAACAAGCGCAGTCTGCGGTTCACGGAAGTCCTCCCCCTGTACGCGCGCCTCTCGCACGCCGAGCAGAACCGGGTCTTCCAGCAGCACACGGGCCGCCGGATCGTCCTGGCCACGAACGTCGCCGAGACCTCGCTGACCGTGCCGGGCATCAAGTACGTGATCGACCCGGGCAACGCCCGGATCTCCCGCTACAGCCACCGCACCAAGGTGCAGCGCCTGCCCATCGAGCGGATCTCGCAGGCCAGCGCCAACCAGCGCAAGGGCCGCTGCGGCCGCACCAGCGACGGCATCTGCATCCGCCTGTACTCCGAGAACGACTTCAACGCCCGTCCCGAGTTCACCGACGCCGAGATCCTGCGCACGAACCTGGCCTCCGTCATCCTCCAGATGACCGCGGCCGGCCTCGGCGAGATCGAGAAGTTCCCCTTCATCGACCCGCCGGACCACCGCAACATCCGCGACGGCGTGCAGCTGCTCCAGGAGCTCGGTGCGCTGGACCCGTCGGAGAAGGACTCCCGCAAGCGGCTCACGCCGATGGGCCGCCAGCTCTCCCAGCTGCCCGTGGACCCGCGCCTCGCCCGCATGGTCGTGGAGGCCGACAAGAACAACTGCGTCCGCGAGGTCATGGTCATCGCGGCGGCCCTGTCGATCCAGGACCCGCGCGAGCGGCCCTCCGACAAGCAGACCCAGGCCGACCAGAACCACGCCCGCTTCAAGGACGAGACCAGCGATTTCCTGGCCTTCCTGAACATGTGGCGCTACGTCCGGGAGCAGCAGAAGGAGCGGGGCTCCTCCTCCTTCCGCCGGATGTGCAAGCAGGAGTACCTGAACTTCCTGCGGATCCGCGAGTGGCAGGACATCTACTCGCAGCTGCGCACGGTCGCCAAGAGCATGGGCATCCACGTCAACGAGGCCGATGCCCCCGAGCACAGCGTCCACGTGTCGCTGCTGGCCGGCCTGCTCTCGCACATCGGCCTGAAGGACACCGACAAGAACGAGTACCTGGGAGCGCGGTCGGCGAAGTTCGCGATCTTCCCGGGCTCGGCGCTCTTCAAGAAGCAGCCGAAGTTCCTGATGTCGGCGGAGCTGGTGGAGACCTCGCGGCTGTGGGCCCGGGTCAACGCCAAGGTGGAACCCGAGTGGGTGGAGCCGCTCGCGCAGCACCTGGTCAAGCGCACGTACAGCGAGCCGCACTGGGAGAAGGACCAGGCGGCCGTGATGGCGTACGAGAAGGTCACGCTGTACGGCGTACCGATCGTGGCCCAGCGGAAGATCAATTACGGGCGGATCGACCCCGAGGTCTCGCGCGAGCTGTTCATCCGCAACGCGCTGGTCGAGGGCGACTGGCGGACCCACCACAAGTTCTACGCCGACAACCGCAAGCTCCTCACCGAGGTGGAGGAGCTGGAGAACCGGGCCCGGCGCCGCGACATCGTGGTGGACGACGAGACCCTGTTCGACTTCTACGACCAGAAGATCCCCGAGCACGTGGTCTCCGGGGCGCACTTCGACTCCTGGTGGAAGCACAAGCAGCGCGAGGAGCCCGAACTCCTCGACTTCGAGCGCGCGATGCTGCTGACCGAGAAGGCGGCCGGGGTCACCAAGGCCGATTACCCGGACTCCTGGCGCCAGGGACAGCTGAAGTTCCGGGTGACCTACCAGTTCGAACCGGGCGCGGACGCGGACGGCGTGACCGTGCACATCCCGCTCCAGGTGCTGAACCAGGTCACCGAAGAGGGCTTCGACTGGCAGATCCCGGGCCTGCGGGAAGAGGTGGTCACCGAGCTGATCCGCTCGCTGCCCAAGCCGATCCGCCGGCACTACGTGCCCGCGCCCAACTTCGCGACCCGCTTCCTGGACACGGCGGTCCCCCGCCAGGAGCCGCTGCCGGTGACGCTGGCCCGCGAGCTCCAGCGGATGGTCGGGGTCCCGGTGTCCGCCGAGGACTTCGACCTGTCCCGGATCCCGGACCACCTGAAGATCACCTTCCGGATCGTCGACGAGCGCCGCAAGAACGTCGCCGAGGACAAGGACCTGGAGGCCCTGCGGCTGCGGCTGAAGCCCAAGGCCCGCCAGGCCCTGTCCAAGGCCGCCGCGGCCACCGCCGAGCGGGCGGGCGGGGAGTCCCTGGAGCGGACCGGGCTGACCGAGTGGACGATCGGCACGCTGACCAAGGTCTTCGAGACCCGGCGGGCCGGGCAGCCGCTGAAGGCGTACCCGGCGCTGGTGGACGAGGGGACGAGCGTCTCCGTACGGCTCTTCGACACCGAGGCCGAGCAGCAGCAGGCAATGTGGCTGGGCACCCGGCGCCTCATCCTGCTGAACATCCCGGTGAACCCGGCGAAGTTCGCCTCCGACCACCTGACCAACCAGCAGAAGCTGGCCCTGTCGAGGAACCCGCACGGCTCCATCCAGGCGCTGTTCGACGACTGCGCGACCGCGGCGACCGACAAGCTGATCGCCGACCACGGCGGCCCCGCGTGGGACGAGGCGGGCTTCCGCAAGCTCTACGAGGCCGTACGGGCCGACCTGGTGGACACCACCGTGAAGACGGTCGGGCAGGTGCAGCAGGTCCTGGCCGCCTGGCAGTCCTGCGAACGCCGGCTGAAGGCCACCAGCAGCCTCGCCCTGGTCGCCAACCTCCAGGACGTGCGGACCCAGCTCGCGGCCCTCATGCCGGCCGGCTTCGTGACCCTGACCGGGCTGCGCAGGCTGGCGGACCTGATGCGCTACCTGGTGGCGGTGGACCGGCGGCTCCAGCAGATGCCCACGGGCGTCCAGCGGGACACCACGCGCATGCAGAAGGTCCACGAGATGCAGGACGAGTACGCCTGGCTGCTGGAGCAGTTGCCGAAGGGCCGGCCGGTCCCGTCCACGGTCACCGACATCCGCTGGATGATCGAGGAGCTGCGGGTCAGTTACTTCGCCCACGCGCTCGGCACGGCGTACCCGGTCTCCGACAAGCGGATCGTGAAGGCGGTGGACGCGGCGGCCCCGTGA
- a CDS encoding DUF3073 domain-containing protein, with translation MGRGRAKAKQTKVARQLKYNSGGTDLSRLANELGASPTEPLPISEPVEVDDDLDDDDDPYAKYADLYNSDDDDEDEESGPSAQRRGA, from the coding sequence ATGGGGCGCGGCCGGGCCAAGGCCAAGCAGACAAAGGTCGCCCGCCAGCTGAAGTACAACAGCGGCGGGACTGACCTCTCGCGTCTGGCCAATGAGCTGGGCGCATCGCCGACAGAGCCGCTGCCTATCAGCGAGCCGGTCGAAGTCGATGACGATCTGGATGACGACGACGACCCGTACGCCAAGTACGCGGATCTGTACAACAGCGATGACGACGACGAGGACGAAGAGTCCGGTCCGTCGGCACAGCGTCGCGGCGCTTGA
- a CDS encoding META domain-containing protein yields the protein MRTFRHVRDHVPARAALGLGLVLALGLTGCGRVTESGGGPPAGPVGSWGVESLTTGGRTLHAPEAARVDLTQDAAKGHYGCNGFTAEVALHGDSALTVTPGATTAMACENMEFETAFAKLLQGRLTVDRGPDRLTLKTADGSTIAMTSKPPVPDAPLIATEWAVDSLLSGGTVSSVPPEAAGKARFTLAADGTAGGSLGCNRFSAPATVEGSSVTFGPLTTTRMACEGPAGEVERTLTGLFGSGPLTWQIKGSQLTLTAPDGKGLAAGAASAAE from the coding sequence ATGCGTACCTTCCGGCACGTCCGCGACCACGTTCCCGCCCGGGCCGCTCTCGGTCTGGGCCTCGTCCTCGCCCTCGGCCTCACCGGCTGCGGCCGGGTCACGGAGAGCGGCGGCGGTCCGCCGGCCGGTCCCGTGGGTTCCTGGGGCGTCGAGTCCCTGACCACCGGCGGCCGCACCCTGCACGCGCCCGAAGCCGCCCGCGTCGACCTCACGCAGGATGCGGCCAAGGGCCACTACGGCTGCAACGGCTTCACGGCGGAGGTCGCCCTGCACGGGGACTCCGCGCTGACCGTCACACCCGGCGCCACCACCGCCATGGCCTGCGAGAACATGGAATTCGAGACGGCCTTCGCCAAGCTGCTCCAGGGCCGGCTGACCGTCGACCGGGGACCGGACCGGCTCACCCTGAAGACCGCCGACGGGAGCACCATCGCCATGACGTCGAAGCCGCCCGTCCCGGACGCCCCGCTCATCGCGACCGAGTGGGCGGTCGACTCCCTGCTCAGCGGCGGGACCGTGTCCTCCGTACCGCCCGAGGCGGCCGGCAAGGCCCGGTTCACCCTCGCCGCCGACGGCACGGCCGGCGGCAGCCTCGGCTGCAACCGGTTCAGCGCCCCGGCCACCGTCGAGGGTTCCTCGGTCACCTTCGGGCCGCTCACCACGACCCGGATGGCCTGCGAAGGCCCGGCCGGCGAGGTGGAGCGGACGCTGACCGGCCTCTTCGGCAGCGGCCCGCTCACCTGGCAGATCAAGGGTTCGCAGCTGACCCTCACCGCGCCCGACGGCAAGGGCCTGGCCGCCGGGGCGGCCTCCGCCGCCGAGTGA
- a CDS encoding Glu/Leu/Phe/Val dehydrogenase produces the protein MGVTTVTEMTDGVLHTLFRTEQGGHEQVVLCQDRATGLKAVIAIHSTALGPALGGTRFHAYASDEEAVLDALNLSRGMSYKNALAGLDLGGGKAVIIGDPDVLKSEELLLAYGRFVESLGGRYVTACDVGTYVADMDVVARETRWATGRSPENGGAGDSSVLTAFGVFQGMRASAQHVWGDPTLRGRKVAVAGVGKVGHYLVEHLLEDGAEVVITDPRQESVQRILDKHPGKVTAVADTDALIRVEGLDIYAPCALGGALNDETVAALTAKIVCGAANNQLAHPGIEKDLADRGILYAPDYVVNAGGVIQVADEMHGFDFDRCKAKASKIFDTTLAIFARAKADGIPPAAAADRIAEQRMADARAAHAVQALAV, from the coding sequence ATGGGAGTCACCACCGTGACCGAAATGACCGACGGCGTCCTGCACACCCTGTTCCGTACGGAGCAGGGCGGCCACGAGCAAGTCGTGCTGTGCCAGGACCGCGCCACCGGACTGAAGGCCGTCATCGCGATCCACTCCACCGCCCTGGGCCCCGCCCTCGGCGGTACCCGCTTCCACGCGTACGCCTCGGACGAGGAAGCCGTCCTCGACGCGCTGAACCTCTCGCGCGGCATGTCGTACAAGAACGCCCTCGCCGGTCTCGACCTCGGCGGCGGCAAGGCCGTGATCATCGGCGACCCGGACGTCCTGAAGAGCGAGGAACTGCTGCTGGCCTACGGCCGGTTCGTTGAGTCCCTCGGGGGCCGCTACGTGACGGCCTGCGACGTCGGCACCTACGTGGCGGACATGGACGTCGTGGCCCGCGAGACCCGCTGGGCGACCGGCCGCTCCCCCGAGAACGGCGGCGCCGGCGACTCCTCGGTGCTCACCGCCTTCGGTGTCTTCCAGGGCATGCGCGCCAGCGCCCAGCACGTCTGGGGCGACCCGACCCTGCGCGGCCGCAAGGTCGCCGTCGCGGGCGTCGGCAAGGTCGGCCACTACCTGGTCGAGCACCTGCTGGAGGACGGCGCCGAGGTCGTGATCACCGACCCGCGCCAGGAGTCCGTACAGCGGATCCTCGACAAGCACCCGGGCAAGGTCACCGCGGTCGCCGACACGGACGCGCTGATCCGCGTGGAGGGCCTGGACATCTACGCCCCCTGCGCGCTCGGCGGCGCCCTGAACGACGAGACGGTCGCGGCCCTCACCGCCAAGATCGTCTGCGGCGCGGCGAACAACCAGCTCGCCCACCCCGGCATCGAGAAGGACCTCGCGGACCGCGGGATCCTCTACGCCCCGGACTACGTGGTGAACGCGGGCGGTGTCATCCAGGTCGCCGACGAGATGCACGGCTTCGACTTCGACCGCTGCAAGGCCAAGGCCTCGAAGATCTTCGACACCACCCTGGCCATATTCGCTCGTGCGAAGGCGGACGGGATTCCGCCCGCCGCGGCGGCCGACCGCATCGCCGAGCAGCGCATGGCGGACGCCCGCGCCGCCCACGCGGTCCAGGCCCTCGCGGTCTAG
- the purM gene encoding phosphoribosylformylglycinamidine cyclo-ligase gives MTEKTTGASYAAAGVDIEAGDRAVELMKEWVKKTQRPEVLGGLGGFAGLFDASALKRYERPLLASATDGVGTKVDIARQMGVYDTIGHDLVAMVMDDIVVCGAEPLFMTDYICVGKVHPERVAAIVKGIAEGCVLAGCALVGGETAEHPGLLGPDDFDVAGAGTGVVEYDRLLGADRIRTGDAVIAMASSGLHSNGYSLVRHVLFDRAGMSLDQEIAELGRTLGEELLEPTKIYSLDCLALTRTAEVHAYSHITGGGLAANLARVIPDHLHATVDRSTWTPGAIFDLVGKAGQVEQLELEKTLNMGVGMMAVVPGESVDVALTALADRGVDAWVAGEILDRGDHTEGATLTGSYAS, from the coding sequence ATGACAGAGAAGACCACCGGTGCCAGCTACGCAGCCGCGGGCGTCGACATCGAAGCGGGAGACCGCGCCGTCGAGTTGATGAAGGAGTGGGTGAAGAAGACGCAGCGCCCCGAGGTCCTCGGCGGCCTCGGCGGGTTCGCCGGCCTCTTCGACGCCTCCGCCCTCAAGCGCTACGAGCGTCCGCTGCTCGCCTCCGCCACCGACGGGGTGGGCACCAAGGTGGACATCGCCCGTCAGATGGGCGTCTACGACACCATCGGCCACGACCTGGTCGCGATGGTCATGGACGACATCGTCGTCTGCGGCGCGGAGCCGCTCTTCATGACCGACTACATCTGCGTCGGCAAGGTCCACCCCGAGCGGGTCGCGGCCATCGTCAAGGGCATCGCCGAGGGCTGTGTCCTCGCCGGCTGCGCGCTGGTGGGCGGCGAGACCGCCGAACACCCGGGCCTGCTGGGACCGGACGACTTCGACGTGGCGGGCGCGGGCACCGGTGTCGTCGAGTACGACCGGCTGCTCGGCGCGGATCGCATCCGTACGGGTGACGCCGTCATCGCGATGGCTTCGTCCGGCCTTCACTCGAACGGGTACTCGCTGGTCCGGCATGTCCTCTTCGACCGGGCCGGGATGTCCCTGGACCAGGAGATCGCGGAGCTCGGCCGCACCCTCGGCGAGGAACTGCTGGAGCCCACCAAGATCTACTCGCTGGACTGCCTCGCCCTCACCCGTACGGCCGAGGTGCACGCCTACTCGCACATCACCGGCGGCGGCCTGGCGGCCAACCTGGCCCGGGTGATCCCGGACCACCTGCACGCCACGGTCGACCGTTCGACCTGGACCCCCGGCGCGATCTTCGACCTGGTCGGCAAGGCGGGTCAGGTCGAGCAGCTGGAGCTGGAGAAGACGCTGAACATGGGCGTCGGCATGATGGCGGTCGTGCCGGGCGAGTCGGTGGACGTGGCGCTGACCGCGCTGGCCGACCGGGGCGTCGACGCCTGGGTGGCGGGCGAGATCCTGGACCGCGGCGACCACACCGAGGGCGCCACCCTCACCGGTTCCTACGCGAGCTGA
- the bldC gene encoding developmental transcriptional regulator BldC: MTARTPDAEPLLTPAEVATMFRVDPKTVTRWAKAGKLTSIRTLGGHRRYREAEVRALLAGIPQQRSEA, from the coding sequence ATGACCGCTCGCACCCCTGATGCCGAGCCGCTGCTGACCCCGGCTGAGGTTGCCACGATGTTCCGCGTGGACCCGAAGACGGTCACCCGCTGGGCCAAGGCTGGCAAGCTCACGTCCATCCGCACCCTGGGTGGACACCGCCGTTACCGCGAGGCTGAGGTTCGCGCACTGCTCGCGGGAATTCCGCAGCAGCGCAGCGAGGCCTGA
- a CDS encoding putative leader peptide, whose translation MQPLGDRTVTLVERRHVDLVRVASAICRCSA comes from the coding sequence ATGCAGCCTCTCGGTGACCGCACTGTCACCCTCGTCGAGCGCCGCCACGTAGACCTGGTCCGTGTCGCGAGCGCCATCTGTCGCTGTTCCGCGTAG
- the purF gene encoding amidophosphoribosyltransferase, whose protein sequence is MPRGDGRLNHDLLPGEKGPQDACGVFGVWAPGEEVAKLTYFGLYALQHRGQESAGIAVSNGSQILVFKDMGLVSQVFDETSLGSLQGHIAVGHARYSTTGASVWENAQPTFRATAHGSIALGHNGNLVNTAELAEMVADLPRQDGRATQVAATNDTDLVTALLAGQTDEDGKPLTIEESATKVLPKVKGAFSLVFMDEGTLYTARDPQGIRPLVLGRLERGWVVASETAALDICGASFVREVEPGELIAIDENGLRTSRFAEAKPKGCVFEYVYLARPDTDIAGRNVYLSRVEMGRRLAKEAPADADLVISTPESGTPAAVGYAEASGIPYGVGLVKNAYVGRTFIQPSQTIRQLGIRLKLNPLKEVIRGKRLVVVDDSIVRGNTQRALVKMLREAGAAEVHIRISSPPVKWPCFFGIDFATRAELIANGMTVDEIATSLGADSLSYISLDSMIEATTIQKPNLCRACFDGVYPMELPDPQLLGKQLLESELAGGTDAADALRRP, encoded by the coding sequence GTGCCTCGTGGTGATGGACGACTCAACCACGACCTGCTCCCCGGCGAAAAGGGCCCCCAGGACGCTTGCGGCGTCTTCGGTGTCTGGGCTCCGGGTGAAGAGGTCGCCAAGCTCACCTACTTCGGACTGTATGCCCTGCAGCACCGTGGACAAGAGTCCGCGGGAATCGCTGTGAGCAACGGTTCCCAGATCCTCGTCTTCAAGGACATGGGCCTCGTTTCCCAAGTCTTCGACGAAACCTCTCTCGGCTCGCTCCAAGGTCATATCGCGGTCGGTCACGCCCGCTATTCGACCACCGGGGCCTCCGTCTGGGAGAACGCGCAGCCCACCTTCCGCGCGACCGCCCACGGCTCGATCGCCCTGGGTCACAACGGCAACCTGGTGAACACCGCCGAGCTCGCCGAGATGGTCGCCGACCTCCCCCGTCAGGACGGCCGTGCCACCCAGGTGGCCGCCACCAACGACACCGACCTGGTCACCGCACTGCTCGCGGGGCAGACCGACGAGGACGGCAAGCCCCTGACGATCGAGGAGTCGGCCACCAAGGTCCTCCCGAAGGTCAAGGGCGCCTTCTCCCTCGTCTTCATGGACGAGGGGACCCTCTACACCGCCCGTGACCCGCAGGGCATCCGCCCGCTGGTCCTCGGCCGCCTGGAGCGCGGCTGGGTGGTCGCGAGCGAGACCGCCGCCCTCGACATCTGCGGCGCCAGCTTCGTCCGCGAGGTCGAGCCGGGCGAGCTCATCGCGATCGACGAGAACGGTCTGCGGACCTCGCGCTTCGCGGAAGCGAAGCCCAAGGGCTGTGTCTTCGAGTACGTCTACCTGGCGCGCCCGGACACCGACATCGCCGGCCGGAACGTCTACCTCTCGCGTGTCGAGATGGGACGGCGCCTGGCCAAGGAAGCCCCGGCCGACGCAGACCTGGTGATATCGACGCCGGAATCGGGCACGCCCGCCGCCGTCGGCTACGCCGAGGCCAGCGGAATCCCGTACGGCGTCGGCCTGGTCAAGAACGCCTACGTGGGCCGGACCTTCATCCAGCCCTCGCAGACGATCCGCCAGCTCGGCATCCGCCTCAAGCTCAACCCCCTCAAGGAAGTCATCCGGGGCAAGCGCCTGGTGGTCGTCGACGACTCGATCGTCCGCGGCAACACGCAGCGCGCCCTGGTCAAGATGCTCCGCGAGGCCGGCGCGGCGGAGGTCCACATCCGGATCTCCTCGCCGCCGGTGAAGTGGCCGTGCTTCTTCGGCATCGACTTCGCCACCCGGGCCGAGCTGATCGCCAACGGCATGACGGTCGACGAGATCGCCACGTCGCTCGGCGCGGACTCGCTCTCGTACATCTCGCTCGACTCGATGATCGAGGCGACGACCATCCAGAAGCCCAACCTCTGCCGTGCGTGCTTCGACGGCGTGTACCCGATGGAGCTGCCCGACCCGCAGCTCCTGGGCAAGCAGCTGCTGGAGTCCGAGCTCGCGGGCGGCACGGACGCCGCCGACGCGCTCCGTCGCCCGTAG
- a CDS encoding sulfatase-like hydrolase/transferase, with protein MSSYENKLSRRAFGGAVGVTAAAAAVGLGAAPAVAAEAPAAPSAAPREEEFRAARGRRSRRPNILFILGDDLGWADLSAYGSPHIKTPNLDRLARQGVRFTDAYSGSATCSPTRFSLYTGRYPGRTKGGLAEPIADKSVGLEPTHPTLASLLKEAGYATALIGKWHAGYLPDYSPTRSGWDEFFGNFGGALEYYSKLGLGGEYDLYEGDAEYKDLRYYTRIITERASEYVSRDHHGRPWLLNLNFTTPHWPWIADGDTEESAEIVRRIKAGEARALWHQDGGSVEKYKEMVEDLDRSVGEVLKALKRSGQEEDTLVVFSSDNGGERFSYNWPLSGNKASLQEGGIRVPNIARWPARLDGGQVSRVPVFSPDWTATLLELAGARPHRAYPLDGASLAGYLLRGEKAPERDLFWRVRGQRALRRGNWKYYRGTSGRDQLFDLAADIREQADRAAVEPARLAQLRAAWESVDAGLLPYPG; from the coding sequence GTGTCTTCGTACGAGAACAAGCTGTCCCGCCGTGCCTTCGGCGGCGCCGTCGGAGTGACCGCGGCCGCCGCCGCCGTGGGGCTGGGCGCCGCCCCGGCCGTGGCCGCCGAGGCCCCTGCGGCCCCCTCCGCGGCACCCCGGGAGGAGGAGTTCCGGGCCGCCCGGGGGCGCCGCTCCCGCCGCCCGAACATCCTCTTCATCCTGGGCGACGACCTGGGCTGGGCCGACCTCTCCGCCTACGGCTCGCCGCACATCAAGACCCCGAACCTGGACCGCCTCGCCCGCCAGGGAGTCCGGTTCACCGATGCCTACTCCGGCTCCGCGACCTGCTCGCCGACCCGGTTCAGCCTCTACACCGGGCGCTACCCGGGCCGGACCAAGGGCGGGCTGGCGGAGCCGATCGCCGACAAGTCGGTGGGGCTGGAGCCGACGCACCCGACGCTGGCCTCGCTGCTGAAGGAGGCCGGCTACGCCACCGCGCTGATCGGCAAGTGGCACGCCGGCTACCTGCCCGACTACAGCCCGACCAGGTCCGGCTGGGACGAGTTCTTCGGCAACTTCGGCGGGGCCCTGGAGTACTACTCCAAGCTGGGCCTGGGCGGCGAGTACGACCTGTACGAGGGCGACGCCGAGTACAAGGACCTGCGCTACTACACGCGGATCATCACCGAGCGGGCGAGCGAGTACGTCTCCCGGGACCACCACGGCAGGCCGTGGCTGCTGAACCTCAACTTCACCACCCCGCACTGGCCGTGGATCGCCGACGGGGACACCGAGGAGAGCGCCGAGATCGTCCGGCGGATCAAGGCGGGCGAAGCGCGCGCCCTGTGGCACCAGGACGGCGGCTCGGTCGAGAAGTACAAGGAGATGGTCGAGGACCTCGACCGCTCGGTCGGCGAGGTCCTGAAGGCGCTGAAGCGCTCCGGTCAGGAGGAGGACACCCTGGTCGTCTTCTCCAGCGACAACGGCGGTGAGCGCTTCTCGTACAACTGGCCGCTGTCGGGGAACAAGGCCTCCCTCCAGGAGGGCGGGATCCGGGTGCCGAACATCGCGCGCTGGCCCGCCCGGCTGGACGGCGGCCAGGTCAGCCGCGTCCCGGTGTTCAGCCCGGACTGGACGGCGACGCTGCTGGAGCTGGCCGGGGCGCGGCCGCACCGGGCCTACCCGCTGGACGGGGCGAGCCTGGCCGGGTACCTGCTGCGCGGCGAGAAGGCGCCCGAGCGGGACCTGTTCTGGCGGGTGCGCGGGCAGCGGGCGCTGCGCCGCGGCAACTGGAAGTACTACCGCGGCACGTCGGGCCGGGACCAGCTGTTCGACCTGGCCGCCGACATCCGCGAACAGGCCGACAGGGCCGCGGTGGAACCGGCCCGGCTGGCACAGCTGCGGGCGGCCTGGGAGTCCGTCGACGCGGGGCTGCTGCCGTACCCGGGCTGA